Proteins encoded together in one bacterium window:
- a CDS encoding sulfite exporter TauE/SafE family protein — MALPLIVLLIGLGGGLLSGLLGIGGGIVTAPLLLYLPRLLGQEPLSMHVVGGLTISQALFASLFGSFGHWRTGNVDRRLAVVMSGVIFAGALAGGAGSHWFSHRFLLGLFLLLSLAAAALILLPQPARNGTVYAPGAFPVAGAVAIALVVGLLGGLVGQGGSFILIPLTVALLKVPLRVAMGSNMVIIFFASLAGFIGKAATGQVPPPLAAALLAGILPGSLAGVALSRRVSTPALRTALAILILAACARMALDVVR, encoded by the coding sequence ATGGCGCTGCCGCTGATCGTCCTGCTGATCGGGCTCGGCGGGGGCCTGCTCTCGGGCCTCCTCGGCATCGGCGGCGGGATCGTGACCGCGCCGCTGCTGCTGTACCTGCCGCGGCTTCTCGGCCAGGAGCCACTGTCCATGCACGTCGTCGGCGGCCTGACGATCTCACAGGCGCTCTTCGCCAGCCTCTTCGGCTCGTTCGGGCATTGGCGGACCGGCAACGTCGACCGGCGCCTCGCCGTCGTGATGAGCGGCGTCATCTTCGCCGGCGCGCTCGCGGGCGGCGCGGGATCGCACTGGTTCAGCCACCGGTTCCTCCTCGGGCTCTTCCTCCTGCTCTCGCTGGCCGCGGCGGCCCTGATCCTCCTCCCGCAGCCGGCCAGGAACGGGACCGTCTACGCGCCCGGCGCGTTCCCGGTCGCCGGCGCGGTCGCGATCGCCCTGGTCGTCGGCCTGCTCGGCGGCCTGGTCGGCCAGGGCGGCTCGTTCATCCTCATCCCGCTCACCGTGGCCCTCCTGAAGGTGCCGCTGCGCGTCGCGATGGGCAGCAACATGGTGATCATCTTCTTCGCCTCGCTGGCCGGGTTCATCGGGAAGGCCGCCACGGGGCAGGTCCCGCCGCCGCTGGCGGCGGCGCTGCTGGCGGGGATTCTTCCGGGATCGCTGGCCGGCGTGGCGCTCTCGCGGCGGGTGTCGACGCCCGCGCTCAGGACCGCGCTGGCGATCCTGATACTCGCGGCCTGCGCACGGATGGCGCTGGACGTCGTGCGCTGA